From Streptomyces zhihengii, the proteins below share one genomic window:
- the pyk gene encoding pyruvate kinase codes for MRRSKIVCTLGPAVDSYEQLKALIEAGMNVARFNMSHGSHSEHEERYHRVRQASEDTGRAVGVLADLQGPKIRLETFAEGPVELVRGDEFVITTEDVPGDKSVCGTTYKGLPGDVSKGDQILINDGNVELRVVEIEGPRVKTIVVEGGVISDHKGINLPGAAVNVPALSEKDIEDLRFALRMGCDLVALSFVRDANDVKDVHKVMDEVGRRVPVIAKVEKPQAVENMQDVVMAFDGVMVARGDLAVEYPLEKVPMVQKRLIEMCRRNAKPVIVATQMMESMITNSRPTRAEASDVANAILDGADAVMLSAESSVGAYPIETVKTMSKIVSAAEEELLSKGLQPLVPGKKPRTQGGSVARAAAEIADFLDGKALIAFTKSGDTARRLSRYRAQQPILAFTTDAATRSQLALSWGVESFVVPHVNNTDAMVDLVDAELLKLQRYNEGDTMIITAGSPPGVPGTTNMVRVHHLGGDKA; via the coding sequence ATGCGCCGTTCCAAAATCGTTTGCACACTGGGCCCCGCCGTCGACTCCTACGAGCAGCTGAAAGCGCTCATCGAGGCCGGCATGAACGTGGCCCGATTCAACATGAGCCACGGGTCCCACTCGGAGCACGAGGAGCGGTACCACCGCGTGCGCCAGGCCTCCGAGGACACCGGCCGCGCCGTGGGCGTCCTGGCCGACCTCCAGGGGCCCAAGATCCGCCTGGAGACCTTCGCCGAGGGGCCGGTCGAACTGGTCCGCGGCGACGAGTTCGTCATCACCACCGAGGACGTGCCCGGCGACAAGTCGGTCTGCGGGACGACGTACAAGGGTCTGCCCGGTGACGTCTCCAAGGGCGACCAGATCCTGATCAACGACGGCAACGTCGAACTGCGGGTCGTCGAGATCGAGGGCCCCCGGGTCAAGACCATCGTGGTCGAGGGCGGTGTCATCTCCGACCACAAGGGCATCAACCTGCCCGGTGCGGCGGTCAACGTGCCCGCGCTGTCCGAGAAGGACATCGAGGATCTCCGCTTCGCCCTCCGCATGGGCTGCGACCTGGTCGCGCTCTCCTTCGTCCGCGACGCGAACGACGTCAAGGACGTGCACAAGGTGATGGACGAGGTGGGCCGCCGGGTCCCCGTCATCGCCAAGGTGGAGAAGCCGCAGGCCGTCGAGAACATGCAGGACGTCGTGATGGCGTTCGACGGCGTGATGGTGGCCCGCGGCGACCTGGCGGTCGAGTACCCGCTGGAGAAGGTCCCGATGGTGCAGAAGCGCCTCATCGAGATGTGCCGCCGCAACGCCAAGCCGGTGATCGTCGCCACCCAGATGATGGAGTCGATGATCACCAACTCCCGCCCCACGCGCGCCGAGGCGTCCGACGTCGCCAACGCGATCCTGGACGGCGCGGACGCGGTCATGCTCTCCGCGGAGTCCTCCGTGGGCGCTTACCCGATCGAGACGGTCAAGACGATGTCGAAGATCGTCAGCGCCGCCGAGGAGGAGCTCCTCTCCAAGGGCCTCCAGCCGCTGGTCCCGGGCAAGAAGCCGCGCACCCAGGGCGGTTCGGTCGCCCGTGCCGCCGCGGAGATCGCCGACTTCCTGGACGGCAAGGCCCTGATCGCCTTCACCAAGTCCGGCGACACGGCCCGCCGGCTGTCGCGCTACCGCGCCCAGCAGCCGATCCTGGCCTTCACCACGGACGCCGCCACGCGCAGCCAGCTCGCGCTGAGCTGGGGCGTCGAGTCCTTCGTGGTCCCCCACGTCAACAACACCGACGCGATGGTGGACCTGGTCGACGCGGAGCTGCTGAAGCTCCAGCGCTACAACGAGGGCGACACCATGATCATCACGGCCGGCTCCCCTCCGGGCGTCCCCGGCACCACCAACATGGTCCGCGTCCACCACCTCGGCGGCGACAAGGCCTGA